A genomic window from Candidatus Coatesbacteria bacterium includes:
- a CDS encoding endonuclease MutS2, with translation MPFDEHSLELIDLPPVLERLAGQARTVSGKRRAHGLRPLAEPAAARRRMELIAELQVRLGQGETPPLERLEDLEPVFKRLDSPRLSLERADLWALHLLVVVVGGLTAVEPDGEVFPRLCAFLERLESLTGLRERFLAIFDERGEVRDDASAELHRLRSRLEDRRRRLQSRLTGLLDSAAAAGAVSEELITRREGRFVIPLLRDFRGRVPGIVHGQSKSGATLYVEPLEVVEANNELAALGYEIAAEIQRLLAELTEHARRRLPALRRDYDLVGELDLLTAAARLVRRLEARPCELTTTGHTRLIQARHPLLVLNRERIDEVVPIDLELGEPHQVLLITGPNAGGKTVALKTVGLLTVLAQCGLPIPVGEGSSIGWRQTVLADIGDEQSVAGDLSTFSYHVRRLGEILEAVGERALVLLDEIGTGTDPDQGAALAMATLEKLRSHGAWVVATSHYDSLKGFVYGSPGMENAAVAFDPQTLEPLYRLTTGTPGTSNTLAMARNLGLNAELVAEAEGYLDDDYLRLDRLIEELESERKLRRDAERGRREALEELIRVRRDAARRVTAIEAGRTEKLQRLKQELQEELKLAEAETAAAARRLRDEKSAPTDAGLSKPRRRLQRQRERLARELQERPGAAAAEPQSEGQKPAELAVGQRVRLDGATTAADLLELKGDEAVIAMGAVRMTVPVTKLTPTADGAPRRSGALDNVEVADRDVSHELNLRGMRVEEALEVLDKYLDDAALAGHERVRIIHGKGTGALRFAVLDFLRGHRHVAAFSTPEPQFGGTGVTEAELR, from the coding sequence ATGCCCTTCGACGAGCACAGCCTGGAGCTGATCGACCTGCCGCCGGTCCTCGAGCGGCTGGCCGGCCAGGCCCGCACCGTTTCGGGAAAGCGACGGGCCCACGGCTTGCGGCCTCTGGCCGAACCCGCTGCCGCCCGCCGCCGCATGGAGCTGATCGCCGAGTTGCAGGTCCGCCTCGGACAGGGTGAAACCCCGCCCCTGGAGCGCCTCGAAGATCTGGAACCGGTCTTCAAGCGTCTGGATTCACCCCGGCTGTCCCTGGAACGGGCCGATTTGTGGGCGCTGCACCTGCTGGTGGTCGTCGTCGGCGGTCTGACGGCCGTCGAGCCCGACGGGGAGGTCTTTCCCCGGCTGTGCGCCTTTCTGGAACGCCTGGAGAGTCTGACGGGACTACGGGAGCGGTTTCTCGCAATCTTCGACGAGCGCGGCGAGGTCCGCGACGACGCCTCCGCCGAATTACACCGGCTGCGTAGTCGCCTCGAGGACCGGCGCCGGCGGCTCCAGTCCCGGTTGACCGGCCTGCTGGATTCCGCCGCCGCCGCCGGCGCGGTCAGCGAGGAGCTGATCACCCGTCGCGAGGGCCGCTTCGTCATCCCACTGTTGCGCGATTTCCGTGGTCGTGTACCCGGCATCGTCCACGGGCAGAGCAAGAGCGGCGCCACCCTGTACGTCGAACCTCTCGAGGTCGTCGAAGCCAACAACGAGCTGGCCGCCCTGGGCTACGAGATCGCCGCCGAAATCCAACGCCTGCTGGCCGAGCTGACCGAGCACGCCCGCCGTCGGTTGCCCGCGCTGCGTCGCGATTACGACCTCGTCGGCGAGCTCGATTTGCTGACGGCGGCGGCCCGGCTGGTTCGCCGCCTCGAGGCCCGGCCCTGCGAATTGACCACCACTGGTCACACCCGGCTGATCCAGGCCCGTCATCCCCTGCTGGTGCTAAATCGTGAGCGGATCGACGAGGTCGTCCCCATCGATCTCGAGCTAGGTGAACCCCATCAGGTGCTGCTGATCACCGGACCCAACGCCGGCGGCAAGACCGTGGCCCTCAAGACCGTCGGTCTGCTGACCGTACTGGCCCAATGCGGCCTGCCGATCCCCGTCGGTGAAGGGTCGAGTATCGGCTGGCGGCAGACCGTATTGGCCGATATCGGCGACGAGCAGTCCGTGGCCGGCGACCTGTCCACTTTCAGCTACCACGTCCGTCGGTTGGGCGAGATCCTGGAGGCTGTCGGCGAGCGGGCCCTGGTCCTGCTGGACGAGATCGGTACCGGCACCGACCCGGACCAGGGCGCCGCTCTGGCGATGGCCACCCTGGAAAAGCTGCGCAGCCACGGGGCCTGGGTGGTGGCCACCAGTCATTACGATTCGCTCAAGGGCTTCGTCTACGGCAGTCCCGGGATGGAGAACGCCGCCGTGGCCTTCGATCCCCAAACCCTCGAACCGCTCTACCGCTTGACCACGGGAACACCGGGGACCTCGAACACCCTGGCGATGGCCCGCAACCTGGGTCTGAACGCCGAACTCGTCGCCGAGGCCGAGGGTTACCTGGACGATGACTACCTGCGGCTGGACCGCCTGATCGAGGAGCTGGAATCCGAACGCAAACTACGCCGCGACGCCGAGCGGGGGCGCCGGGAGGCCCTCGAAGAGCTGATCCGGGTCCGCCGGGACGCCGCCCGTCGGGTGACCGCCATCGAGGCCGGACGCACGGAAAAACTCCAGCGGCTCAAACAGGAGCTGCAGGAGGAACTCAAGCTGGCCGAGGCTGAGACCGCCGCCGCCGCCCGCAGGTTGCGCGACGAAAAAAGCGCTCCCACCGACGCCGGCCTGAGCAAGCCGAGGCGGCGCCTCCAGCGTCAGCGCGAGCGGCTGGCCCGCGAGCTGCAAGAGCGCCCTGGAGCAGCGGCCGCGGAGCCGCAATCGGAGGGTCAAAAACCCGCCGAACTGGCCGTCGGCCAACGGGTGCGTCTCGACGGCGCGACAACCGCCGCCGACCTGCTCGAGCTCAAGGGCGACGAAGCAGTCATCGCCATGGGGGCCGTGCGGATGACCGTCCCCGTCACCAAACTAACCCCGACCGCCGACGGCGCCCCCCGGCGCAGCGGCGCCCTGGACAACGTCGAGGTCGCCGACCGCGACGTCTCCCACGAACTCAACCTGCGCGGGATGCGCGTCGAGGAGGCCCTCGAGGTGCTGGACAAGTACCTCGACGACGCCGCCCTGGCCGGGCACGAGCGGGTGCGCATCATCCACGGCAAAGGAACCGGCGCCCTGCGCTTCGCCGTGCTGGATTTCCTGCGCGGCCACCGTCACGTAGCCGCGTTCTCCACCCCGGAGCCCCAGTTCGGCGGCACCGGCGTCACCGAGGCCGAGCTGCGCTGA
- a CDS encoding iron chelate uptake ABC transporter family permease subunit, with the protein MGCAESISWRGIRRRETLLLGLLGLGAVTLGLLVGPADFATPGVLILRLGRTLLGLLTGAALGAAGATLQGLTRNPLADPYLTGVSAGAGVGVALAALLGIGGLTTLGFLGRQALGFLGGIGAALLVWRLTGRRRGDSTGLIVAGVVTNAGLSGVILIILAWLPLWSQGAVLGWLMGDLASPHVDWGPLILAAGLIAACLVYLLTRSRELDALALGERRAHSLGVDIDRARGGTLLAAALATATAVTLAGIIPFVGLVAPHLVRVRLGAENRRLLPLSALAGAVLVVLADNAVRLAVCYLGLPGLPVGAALALIGGPYFFIIYRRRSVNR; encoded by the coding sequence ATGGGGTGTGCTGAGTCCATATCGTGGCGCGGGATCCGCCGGCGCGAAACACTGCTGCTGGGCTTGCTGGGCTTGGGTGCCGTTACCCTGGGCCTGCTTGTCGGGCCGGCTGATTTCGCCACCCCGGGCGTGTTGATCCTGCGCCTGGGCCGCACCCTGCTCGGTCTGCTGACCGGCGCCGCCCTGGGGGCCGCGGGAGCCACCCTCCAAGGCCTGACCCGCAATCCCCTGGCCGACCCCTACCTGACCGGGGTCAGCGCCGGGGCCGGTGTCGGCGTGGCTCTGGCCGCCCTACTCGGTATCGGCGGATTGACCACCCTGGGCTTTCTCGGTCGCCAGGCCCTGGGCTTCCTCGGCGGCATCGGCGCCGCCCTGCTGGTCTGGCGCCTGACCGGACGTCGCCGCGGCGACTCCACCGGGCTGATCGTCGCCGGGGTGGTCACCAACGCCGGCCTCTCCGGGGTGATCCTGATCATACTGGCCTGGCTGCCGCTGTGGAGTCAGGGGGCGGTACTGGGCTGGCTGATGGGCGACCTGGCCTCGCCCCACGTCGACTGGGGCCCGCTGATCCTGGCCGCCGGCTTGATCGCCGCCTGCCTGGTCTACCTGCTGACCCGCTCCCGGGAACTCGACGCCCTGGCACTGGGCGAGCGCCGCGCCCACTCCCTGGGTGTCGACATCGACCGCGCCCGCGGCGGAACACTGTTGGCCGCCGCCCTGGCCACGGCCACCGCCGTCACCCTGGCCGGCATCATACCCTTCGTCGGCCTGGTAGCCCCCCACCTGGTCCGGGTTCGGCTGGGCGCCGAAAACCGGCGCCTGCTGCCCTTGTCCGCCCTCGCGGGTGCGGTTCTCGTCGTCCTGGCCGACAACGCCGTCCGACTGGCCGTGTGCTATCTGGGCCTGCCCGGCCTACCCGTCGGCGCCGCCCTGGCCCTGATCGGCGGACCATACTTCTTCATCATCTACCGTCGCCGAAGCGTCAACCGCTAA